Below is a genomic region from Scyliorhinus canicula chromosome 2, sScyCan1.1, whole genome shotgun sequence.
TGTGCCGATTATATTGGTTTCATAGCAATTTACTTACAAACGATGACACATCTGCCTCCCAGGATGCAAGGGAAGATTTACAACCACTTACAACATCGTTGGTTTGAGAGAAAGTGAACCTTTACCAAATCCCACTATTCTATATTAATCAAGATAAATTTTATTTAACAACCTGCAAAATGCACCATATTTTGTGTAGCGAGTTCATTTTGACTACTGTCTACACAGACAAATCAATTTAGATTATAAAAATAAGCACAAAGAATGCAACCAAATTTTAGTTACTCCGTGAGGAGCAAAATGGGAAGAATTAACGCTTCCCTAAGGATTTGCATTATGATTGGCCTGAACAACTCCCTATTAATATCCAGGCATCAGCTGAGGCATTGAAGTCAAACTTCCCTGTCCACTCCACATTTGAAAGAGCCATACCATAGCATGAATCACTATACCCCTGGGGAAGAAGAACATTTAGCCAAGATCATCCAGCTCAGCCAAGGTTAAGGGATTGAACCAGAGATCACTGGTAGTTTTAAATCCAAGCATGTTTTTAATCAAACTAATTTCTGGAGATACATGGAAATAATTTGATTTCTTTTATAATGAAGTCAATATGTCAGCAGTGCATAAAAGTAAAAATGCTGCCTTTTTGCTATACATGACATTAAAAATTCTCCACCCACCTTACCTAGGGAAGGGAAACTACTTTTATTCTCATTAGTTTTGCATGCATCTCTTGGGCATACTGAAAAACAGTACTATTGTGAAGATGCTGGTAACTTTACCGTAAACATTTCAACACTACAACTATCGAGGAAGATTTAAAAATCATTCTTTAGCCCAATAAGTATCACAGCGAGTCACTCAAATAATCCACCACTACTCTAGCATGGCAATTGTTAAGAAATAAGAAAATGTGCTAAATACTAAGGTTACAGTAAAAAACATCAGCAAAACAATGCAGGATTTCAATATTCAAAGAACTATGTGCATTCAACATTAAAAACATTGTTGTTCCTTAACCCAATTTTAAGAACTTAGTGGCCTAAGATTTGCTATGAAAATGCCTTAAACTTACCTAGCAATCAGAAAACACTCACCATCTGCCAGATGATATGCAGAAATGAGGTTTGTGCAACCCATTATAAACGCACACCTTTTTGTGGAATATTTATTTAAAGCGATGCACAAGAAAAACAATTTTATGAAATTGCATTCAATATTACAGATAGATAAACTAACATAAAGATCAATTAATTAAATCAATATGAAAAAACCGCACATGAAGCAGGAAAAGAAATTATCATTGAATAAAAATGTGAATTTATAATCAAGTCAAAATTACTTCCAATAACTATACATATTACGTATTTAAGTAAACAAAAAATCTAAACTCCTTTGACAGAAATTCACCACTTCCTACTTACCATATTTTACATCAACTTTCACTCACTTGGGGGTAAAAGTCCACTTTGACATTAACATTTAGTCAGCACTCTCAACGGAAGGCGATCTGGACCGGGAACGCGATTTTGACCGTGAACGAGACCGGGAGCGAGAACGGGATCTTGCATGCTCTGCCGACACAGGCGACTTGGATGGTGAAGGGGAGCGGCCTTTCTGCTCCTTAGCAGGAGCAGGTGATCTACTACGGGAACGTGATTTACTGTGACTCCTACTCTTTGATCTACTGTAGGACTTGCGGCCTCTGGAACGAGATCGACTACGTGATCGGCTACGAGATCTGGAAGAACTGCGGCTACGGGAACGGGATCTGCTGCGAGACCTGCAAGAGAAAAATCAAGCAGATAAGACATTATTTTACGCTCCTCGTTCTCAAAACTCCAGTGCAGCTGGTCAACCCATGAATTTTGGAAATTAATTGGAGTGAACTGTCTTTAAAATAAACCTGCAATGTATTCAACCCACTCCAAAAGTTCAGACTTCCATTATTTCACTGAAGTTGCTGCTTTGATAGGGCATGGTGCTCCTCAGTGGAGCACAAATAACTCAATTTAAGGGCTGTTGATTTCTCTACATAAATGCCAAGATTGCAGGAAGCTGTAAAGCACACTAGGACGGTCTTTCTGGTATTTAGACAGCATTGCAGGATATTTACCTGTACTGTTTACGTTCTTCAACCAGTCGGATTCTTCTTCCATTGAGCTCTGTGCCAGAGAGCTTATCCAGTGCATTCTTCAAGTCACTGTAAGAGGCAAACTCTACAATCCTACGAAAGAAAAATCAAGTAACTATCAGAAAAATCTGTTCAGGGTCTTCTTCTGGGGAAGAAAAAACACTCAGGTACTTCCCTACGACAAGTCTAGAAAAGGAAAGGTATAAAAATCTAAAATAGCAACTAATTAGGCAAATTTTGGAAGAGTCTTTACACAGAATATTAAAAATGTAGACCTCACTGACAGAAAAACAGATGAAGCTGACGGTCTGATACTTATGAGGCATGAGAGAAAAAAGGAATATGGGGCAAGTTGTTGGGAagctcatgcagtataaatatgAGCCAAAGCATTTGTGTACATTCTAAGCATAAGGAAAGCAAGAGTAGTAAAATCCCAAGTTGCATTTGGTTTTGCAAACTACATACTACTGTATATTGCAACGGCATTAACAGAAACACCATTAATAGAAACCTAATTATTTCCAAACTGATTTGGGCCATTATTATAATCAAAACTTGTCAAAGACCTGCAAAATTCTGATCAATTGGAAACATACTCAACAGCTTTGTTCAGATCTGAATAATGTTCAGTTAGTAGGTAAAATACCAAAACCGTGGAGTCCATTACAGAATAGCAACTGTGAATTGACTTCCTGAAAGAAACTGTACACCTATACAAGGAGATGTGGACAAAGTCTCAGCGAAATTCCTAGTAGGTGCAAGGTCAGAGGGGATCTAATATTTGCTTAATTTCAGCTAACTTACCCAGAGACAAAAACAATTCAGCCTAAAGTCTGCCTGTGACTTTAACCGCAACCTAAACACATGTTCAATGCATGGAGTAATATTTGCATTGATTACAAAAAATCAGCAGACCAGTGGAGCACAATATAATTAAAGAGCACGATCAACCAGTTAAAATATCAACTCATTTCTGTCACTTACCCTTCATTGAGTTTGTGCCTGTGCGCATCCGCAAAGGTTACTTCTCCAGCCTGTCGCATAAAATCTTTCAGGTCCTAAGTAAGATCAGATCAGTTAGGTAAAACAGAGCACAATAAGACACGCATTCTTGTTATTTTCCAATATAGAAGATTATTGGAAAAATGTTAAATAAAAAGCAATTCTAATTTATCAAAATGTGTTATTACCTTCCTGTACCATTCCCTAGGCTATTCAACCAGCCAAATGTAACAAGCGCTCGGAGGTATCACCACGACTGGAGACCAGATGGTGCTCTTCACCACCCCTTGACCGACGCTATCATTCGATACGAGCCTTCCCGGACATCACCCTACCTTAAAGGCAGACGCTGACATGGGAACAAACATTGCTACTCTTGCGCCGTGACCAGGGACTCCTCACCTCACTCCAATCGAGCTTCCAACCAACCCTACTAGCGAATTTCTCCCATTTCTTTCAATCAAGGACCTCATTTTAGAGTGGGCGCCCAGAACACTCGACTTTAGGAAGATACCATTTTTCGGGGTGCAGCATGGAACACTGGCATTAACCAAGTGCCcaccatgtaggtcagaccaccACACACAGATCTAGATCACCAAATGACAAACGTAGGAGCGGACTGGCATTTCAACTAGGCCCAAGAGACCAAGCCAGAGCGATTAGGAAAACCAACGGCACTCCTCGTCACAAGGCCAACGACATAACGAGAGGCTGGTAAATAAAGGTTTTAATACTTGGTTAAACTTTGTAAACATTTAAGCATAAAAACCAAATAAATGTCATACTTAAGGCTTTCAAGGTTAACAGACAAACAAGTTAACATGGAGTTAACTACTTCCAGAAAACTGTAACTAATAGTGCTGCAAATTAAACAGTTCACAAATCGCCTCAGTGTCACACACTAGCTGGAGAGGGGACAGGTATGCAATCAGCACCCCCACTAATATTGATAACAACATGCCCAGTATCTTCCTTCATTGTGGGCAGGTTGTCTACTTCCCATCCCCAGCCAGCTGAGAGAAGGAACTACGCTTGTGAGTTATCATGGGCATAAGCCCACAACTCACTGCAAATATACCTGTTTCACCTCTTTCCTCAATGAGGTCAACAGGATTATCACCTGAGACACTCGGCAAGTAAatactgtgattctgtgatttaaaACATAATGGGGCTGGAATTTGGACAGAACAATAATCAGGTCAAaatgagaccttccaaaatggtAAGATTTTTTCTTTTGTAAAACTGAAAAGATTTAACTGCGCAAGAAAATATTTGATAATACAATGTTTTCAACAACTCACACGGCATTACAGTAACTATTTAAAGATAATGGGTTATACTTGACCAAGCCAATTACAGTAAAGGGAACACATACTCCAGCTTAATTTTACTTCCAGGTCACCAGTTTGAAAGATTATGTAGCTCTAGTAAGGATGTGACTTAACCGTTTTGCTAATGTGACTACTTACAGGCTTAACATTTCAGCTAGCCTTTCAGGAAGGCAAATACAGCCACTTCTCTACCTTCAGTGCCAATTTAGCGGCAACTCGTTCATTAAAAGAAATGCAGCCTGTCCAAGTTATTTACAGCTAAATGACAATTAGTCCTCTTAAAATAGTTTTTGATTTGGTGAATGGATGAGCGTTTAGCTAATCCAGGAAGACAAACAGACATGATGTCACAAGTGTGTGCCCTTCATTGTATATGGATTCTTGACTAATCTTGAAAGCCCAATACATATTTAATTCAAACGGAAGTACCAATTTAATTTCAAACACTAGCAGCAGTTTACAAAAATACAATTTAATGTTCCACATAAATACCTGCCAGCTAACTCTGGAAGACAAATTCTCAACAATCACTCTGTTTTCTGTGCGAATTGGAGGTCCATTTCTGAAAGATAACATTTGGAGAACTCAATATCAAAATAGACTGCCGGGGTACTTGAACCTGGTGTCAATATATAGAAAGCAATGGCCAATTTATACTGTTCCACAGTGGAGGCTTAGAAGGTCTCAATGGTTAAATTATTAATTTCTCAAGCAGTGTGGGCTGAGCCATGAACACTAGAAGATCCCATGATTTAAATCAACCTGAACAGTCGTAACTGTACAACTGGTGACACCACCCAATGAGAACACAAACTTTCCATTGCCCATTTCTAGCCACTGTCAACCAAAATAGATATATTAGGCTTGGTTGTGGTGGTTCCTGCAACCAACCTTCAATGCGCAGATGCAGCAATGGATACTTGGAAGGGAGGAGATTCGCCAGAATGTCCTACATTTATCATTTCTCAGCCTGTGCTGTGGACTTTCACATCCAGAATCAACTAATTATGAATCTCAGGTTTACCAAATAGGACAAAAATACTTTCAAATAATTGAATTCATTAAAGTATAATGTAATTGTGTATCTATGCTCTCCATGAGTTATTTCTTCAAGCCACAGTGAAAGACTAGAATACTTGGGCTCACCTTCCTCCTCCactactaccaccaccaccaccaccaccacgagACCAACGTTGGTTAAAGCGACCTTGAAATCGTCCCCCTCCACGTCCTCCTCTAGGGCGTGCTCTGGCATGTTCAACTGTAACTCTGAAAATGTTAAACCCATTAATATACATAATTAACACCATATACATTTATATTATAAATGCATGATTTTTGTATACCTTTCATTGCATAACTCTTTTCCATCCATCTCATACACCGCATCATCTGCATCTCTGTAATCTTCAAACTCCTAAAAAAGAAATTTATGTTTCACTAAAAATGTTAAATGAATAGATGTCTTCAATCAATAATTCATTATGTACAACTGCAAAATTAAGCCAGGACATTTCCTGTGGGACATAAAGACCAATATGGATCTCTTGGTATTGTTTTCTATGCTCTAAATACACGTCACAATGGAAGTTATTGATTGTTATTTTAGtttcagcagcacggtagcacaagtgattagtactgtggcttcacagcgcctgggtcccggttcgattccctgctgggtcactgtgtgctgagtctgcaccgggtgctccggtttcctcccacagtccaaagacgtgcaggttaggtggattggccatgataaattgccctttgtgaccaaaaaaggttagatggggttattgggttacagggctagggtggaagtgagggcttaagtgggttggtgcagactcgatgggctgaatggcctacttctgcactgtatgttctatgttctgaagcaATGAAAGATGCACTTTCTAGAGATGGGCTGAATTTAACAGTCAATAACAAACACTAAACTGTGTAGTAAGAATTTTATTCTACAACTATAGacttgtaagggggggggggataaacttACCACAAATCCAAAGCCATTCTTCAAATCAATTTCCTTAATTCGTCCATATCCTTTGAAAAACTTCTCCACATTTTTTTCTGTAGCATGAGGGCTCAGTCTACCAATGAACACTCGGGAACTCATTCTGAACAATCAACACTGTTAAAAAAGGTATAAACAAAGTCTTAAATAGTTTTGCTGagccaccagctgaagtatc
It encodes:
- the LOC119957092 gene encoding serine/arginine-rich splicing factor 5-like, whose amino-acid sequence is MSSRVFIGRLSPHATEKNVEKFFKGYGRIKEIDLKNGFGFVEFEDYRDADDAVYEMDGKELCNERVTVEHARARPRGGRGGGRFQGRFNQRWSRGGGGGGGSSGGGRNGPPIRTENRVIVENLSSRVSWQDLKDFMRQAGEVTFADAHRHKLNEGIVEFASYSDLKNALDKLSGTELNGRRIRLVEERKQYRSRSRSRSRSRSSSRSRSRSRSRSRSRGRKSYSRSKSRSHSKSRSRSRSPAPAKEQKGRSPSPSKSPVSAEHARSRSRSRSRSRSKSRSRSRSPSVESAD